One Pectobacterium polaris DNA window includes the following coding sequences:
- the mrcB gene encoding bifunctional glycosyl transferase/transpeptidase — translation MSRDDREPIGRKGKAPKRKPERKQAIRRRRDDDYDDEDYDDYQDDYDDDDDDDDDDGDDTMTRKSQRRRRWLGLAIKLFLIFAVAMAIYGVYLDSQIRSRIEGKVWQLPAAVYGRMVNLEPGMAYSQKEMISLLEGMQYRQVSRITRPGEFSVRGNSIDMLRRPFDFPDGKEGQIQARLTFANDRLSQIQNLDNQRNFGFFRLDPKLITMMQSPNGEQRLFVPRAGFPDLLVDTLVATEDRHFYEHDGISLYSIGRAFLANITAGRAVQGGSTLTQQLVKNLFLTNERSLWRKANEAYMALIMDYRYSKDRILELYLNEVYLGQSGNDQIRGFPLASLYYFGRPVNELSLDQQALLVGMVKGASLYNPWRNPQITLERRNLVLRLLQNQQVIDADLYNMLSARPLGVQPKGGVISPQPAFMQLVRQELQQRLGDKVNDLSGVKIFTTLDPVSQDAAEKAVEVGVPALRAGRNVSDLEAAMVIVDRFSGEVRAMVGGAQTQYAGFNRALQARRPVGSLAKPPTYLTALSQPDTYRLNTFLADEPLSIKQSNGQLWQPKNYDREFRGRVMLVDALANSLNVPTVNLGMAVGLNQITETLKRLGIPENVIQPVPAMLLGAISLTPMEVAQEYQTIASGGNRAPLSSLRSVIAEDGTVLYQSFPQAERAVPAQAAYLTLYGMQQVVERGTSRSLAVKFPNYHLAAKTGTTNDLRDSWFAGIDGKEVAISWVGRDNNGPAKLTGANGALTIYRRYLENQTPLPLMLTPPEGITTMTVDASGNFICNGSSAGRVLPVWTDNPQALCQASQPQPSAQQDQQNGEGVADWIKEMFGQ, via the coding sequence ATGTCTCGGGATGACCGCGAACCTATCGGACGTAAAGGGAAAGCGCCAAAACGTAAGCCTGAACGCAAGCAGGCCATACGACGTCGCAGGGATGACGACTATGATGATGAAGATTATGACGATTATCAGGACGACTATGACGACGATGATGATGATGATGATGACGACGGCGATGACACCATGACGCGTAAATCGCAAAGAAGACGGCGCTGGTTAGGGCTGGCGATCAAGCTGTTCCTGATCTTTGCCGTGGCGATGGCGATCTATGGCGTGTACCTCGACAGCCAGATCCGCAGCCGTATTGAAGGCAAAGTCTGGCAGTTGCCTGCCGCCGTCTATGGCCGCATGGTCAACCTTGAACCGGGCATGGCCTATAGCCAGAAAGAGATGATCAGCCTGCTGGAAGGCATGCAATACCGTCAGGTGAGCCGCATTACCCGCCCGGGTGAATTCAGCGTGCGTGGCAACAGTATCGATATGCTGCGCCGTCCGTTTGATTTCCCCGATGGGAAAGAAGGGCAGATTCAGGCACGTCTGACGTTTGCCAACGATCGTCTGTCGCAGATCCAGAATCTGGACAACCAGCGTAACTTCGGCTTTTTCCGTCTCGATCCGAAGCTGATCACCATGATGCAGTCGCCGAATGGCGAACAGCGTTTGTTCGTGCCGCGTGCCGGTTTCCCCGATCTGCTGGTTGATACGCTGGTCGCGACCGAAGACCGCCACTTTTATGAACACGATGGCATCAGCCTGTATTCCATTGGCCGTGCGTTCTTAGCGAACATCACGGCGGGGCGCGCGGTTCAGGGCGGCAGTACGCTGACGCAACAGCTGGTTAAGAACCTGTTCCTGACTAACGAGCGTTCGCTGTGGCGTAAAGCTAACGAAGCTTATATGGCGCTGATCATGGATTATCGCTACAGCAAGGATCGTATCCTTGAGCTGTATCTGAACGAAGTGTATCTCGGCCAGAGCGGTAACGATCAGATCCGCGGCTTCCCACTTGCCAGCCTGTATTATTTTGGCCGTCCGGTGAATGAACTGAGCCTCGATCAGCAGGCGCTGCTGGTGGGGATGGTGAAAGGGGCGTCGCTGTATAACCCGTGGCGTAACCCGCAGATTACGTTAGAACGACGTAATTTGGTGCTGCGTCTGTTGCAGAATCAGCAGGTTATTGATGCCGATCTCTACAATATGCTGAGTGCACGTCCGCTGGGCGTACAGCCGAAAGGCGGCGTCATCAGTCCTCAGCCGGCGTTTATGCAACTGGTGCGTCAGGAACTGCAACAGCGGCTTGGCGACAAGGTTAACGATCTCTCTGGCGTGAAGATCTTTACCACGCTCGATCCGGTCTCGCAGGATGCGGCAGAAAAAGCGGTAGAAGTCGGGGTTCCGGCACTGCGCGCAGGCCGTAACGTCAGCGATCTGGAAGCGGCGATGGTGATTGTCGATCGCTTCAGCGGCGAAGTCCGCGCGATGGTTGGCGGTGCTCAAACGCAGTATGCCGGGTTTAACCGTGCGCTACAGGCGCGTCGTCCTGTCGGGTCGCTGGCGAAGCCGCCGACCTATCTGACCGCGCTGAGCCAGCCGGACACCTATCGCCTGAATACCTTTTTGGCAGATGAGCCGCTGTCGATCAAACAGTCTAACGGACAGCTATGGCAGCCGAAGAACTACGATCGTGAGTTCCGTGGCCGCGTCATGCTGGTTGATGCGCTGGCGAACTCGCTGAACGTGCCGACCGTCAATCTGGGGATGGCCGTAGGGCTGAATCAGATCACGGAAACGTTGAAGCGTTTAGGGATCCCGGAAAACGTGATTCAGCCTGTACCCGCGATGCTGCTGGGGGCGATCAGCCTGACGCCGATGGAAGTAGCGCAGGAATACCAGACGATCGCCAGCGGCGGCAATCGTGCACCGCTTTCCTCACTGCGTTCGGTGATTGCTGAAGACGGCACGGTGCTGTATCAGAGCTTCCCGCAGGCGGAACGCGCGGTGCCAGCACAGGCGGCTTATCTGACGCTGTATGGCATGCAACAGGTTGTCGAACGCGGTACGTCGCGTTCGCTGGCGGTGAAATTCCCGAATTATCATCTGGCAGCGAAAACGGGTACCACCAATGACCTGCGTGACAGCTGGTTTGCCGGGATCGACGGTAAAGAAGTGGCGATTAGCTGGGTAGGGCGCGATAACAACGGCCCGGCCAAGTTGACCGGTGCGAACGGTGCGCTGACGATTTATCGTCGCTATCTGGAAAACCAAACGCCGCTGCCGCTAATGCTGACGCCGCCGGAAGGTATTACGACCATGACGGTGGATGCCAGCGGTAACTTTATCTGCAACGGCAGCAGCGCCGGACGCGTATTACCGGTCTGGACGGATAATCCGCAGGCACTGTGTCAGGCTAGCCAGCCACAGCCTTCAGCGCAGCAGGACCAGCAAAACGGAGAAGGTGTCGCTGACTGGATCAAAGAAATGTTTGGTCAATAA